ttgttttctgtttcaaaaatcacaaacaaTAGTAACAACTTTATTAATGAGCTATTTATTAAAATTGATGAACATTGAACTCTCTGTAAAGTAACCAATCTTTCAGCAGAGGCAGATGCTGAGTGGCCTCATCCACCAGACCTCCGGGACTTTCTCCTCCGGAGCTCTGATGAAGAGGAACGAGGTGAACTGTCTGATCCTCAGCTTGACTCGGAAGCAGAAGTGATGGCTTATTTTTCCAAGAACAAGACCATTTGTGCACGACAGCCAGATCAAACATCTCAAAAGTAcagtagttttttattttattgccttTCTCTTATATGCTTTATTCTCTTGTCTCAATCATtctgacctgcctgctgctgtaccAACTCTATTGTGGATCAATAAagatttatcttatcttttaaGTATTCACAGAACACATGTtgactgtcaaaaaaaaaaaattaattatcaTTAGAATTTGTCTTAACTGGTACAGTTATGGGCAAACTCTGGGTTGTAGATATGAATttgttgaaaaacagaaaacctggTACTTACGTAGTAACATGTATTAAATGTTATCTGTCTTtggtgttcacctgtttgttcatggtgttctttcttttcttccacagTTTGTCAAACTCAACAAACCAGCTCCTTGCACCAAGAGATGAAAACAGGACCAGGGAGCCTATTGATTACTTCTCCAAATACTTTAGTTGGGATACCTGGGAAGAAATTGCCAATTGCACAAATAAACTATCCAACATGTCGAACCCTGTCACAGCCAGGGAGGTTGCAAAGTTTGTTGGGATCCACGTTGCAATGGGAACTCTGAAGGTTTGTCCTCCTATTTGATTTGCTTCTTAAATTATTGCTTGACGCTGGTAAAGGTAGTGTTGCTCAAGTTGTTTCAGTTGacactttttatcttatttgatgaaatcctcttcacatccCTTGCCATCAATTAATGAagttgtttaaatgttaaaaaatcttGTGTTTGTGGCCCTCACAGGACTGTTGTAAACCTGACCAGCTAGCGTAGCTTTCTGCCACTAACTGATCTACTTGCCTGCCCATGCTCTCACTCTGCATGACCATAGTCTTCACAagccagagagacacacaccacTGAAGCTTAGACAATAGTCAGAAGTTAGCGAGCGAGTCACATAAGTCAGCTTCCAGCCGTTGTCAGGCAGTGTGCACTCATGTGTTTTGAAGACATTGCTGTGATGAGATGGTTGATGGTAGGGTGACGTAGtgattgtgtatttttaaagtgttttttgcacttgctagcttttccaggctTACCATCCCCAGCTTTAATTAGATGCAAGACCACCaaatgttgttatttatttgatcTCTTTACTTTTCAGTTTCCCAGTCCGAGGCTCTACTGGGACGATTTGACAAAGGTTCCCTTAATTGCTGACGCCGTACCACTTTCACGTTTCCTTGAGCTGACTTGCAAGTTGAAGTTTGCTTCTCCTGCAAAAGATCCAGTCAACAGTACTATTCAGGAAGAAAGGCACGACGTTGATTTTCAAAATAGACATCAAGACAAAACTCTGCCAAGCAGTCAATTTGTAATTTCTCAGCAAAGTGACGGGGAAAGCCAACGTGACAATACAAATGATCCAAACACTTCCAAAACACAGACTGATCCACTGTGGAAGGTTCAGCCATTACTGAGCCGCTTCAAAGCAGGCTGCCAGTCCCTGAGAAGAGAGGGTGATTATGCAGTTGACCAATATCTACTACCATTGACCGGGAGGTTGCACAATTACAAAGTGTCTCTCTACTGCACTACATTAATTGGATTTGGGGGTTTACTCCTGCATGTGGATTTTAAATTGAATCTCTCCGACAAAGAAGATGCTGTAGAGAAAATGGTCCCTAAAGGAAGTATGGTGTTTCTTTGCAAACAGGAACTCTCCACCCCAGCAATGCTGGAACGCCTGCTGGTTGCTGGAGTTCATGGTGCAGGCAGGGTGGGTGGAGCACGGGGGCAGATTGGGGATGAGTTTGTGAGCTCAGACGGGAAGCTGATGTTACGCAGATCACACTGCGGATTTATTCTTTCTACTGCGGGGAATGGCCAGAGGAGCATGGCTTCTCTCACCGACAACTTTGAGAAGGCCCAGATGTCGGCTCTTCTCAACAGAGATTTGCGAAACCTTTACCCTATTCCCCTCACTGCCTTGGCTCCAACCTGCTGGCCTCAAGCAGTGCTCTGGTACCTGACAGATCTGGCTTTGGTCAACTCCTGGCTCTTGTACCGACAGGATCAGCAGGCACCTTCTGCACCTTTGACTCTCATGGCCTTCAGACTGGAGGTGTCCAAGGCTTTAATCCTCTCCAGTGGCTCTGATACGCAGGACTCTGTTCCCCCTCAACCCCCTGTAGAGAAAACCCACTCAACAAGTGAAACCCCCAATCCCACCATGGTGGAGGAATGTCTTCTGCCGGATGCAGCCACGCGCTACGATGGTTCGGGCCACTGGCCAGAGCAGCTTGGGGAGGGAGAAGGGGGCAGGTGCCGTTTTGGTGACTGTCAGCGAACATCTCGAGTGCTATGCCTTAAGTGCTGTGTCTTTCTATGTATCTCACGCAACCACAATTGTTTTTTGAATTTCCACAATCAAGGCAGTGTTGGGAAAGAGTAGTCTTTACCCATTGCTTTTCACATTTAGGCTAATCAAAAACAATGCTCTTTTATCATCTATCCTTACAACTTTCCCATGATGCCTTTCACTGGCAGTGTCTGTTCTTTTGTAAGATGATTGTGCTGCAActtagaaaaacaaatgctttgGGATATGGCTTATTATATTATTGAGcaagtgtaaaaataaatttgcCTTCAGGAGGAAATGTAAATAGATTAACTCATAGCTATACACTTTTTCTGTAAAAGAGATAcaaatgaatttgaaaaataaagttaccatgatgttttttactttttatttaaacttgaCTCAATTTACTTTCCATGATGAGCTTGATTTTAGCTCTGTGATTgtaacattatttatttgaattccatgaaacaattaaaacaattttagTACCAAATGcattgttgatttgtttgggCTTTTTTGCTTAAAATGTTGGCACTTTATAGGCTTAAAGACTTGTCATACtagggaaaaaacagaaattacTCCTAACAACTGACTCTAATGTTCAACTGTCTAAGCTATGACGGTGTGACAGTGAGCTGGTGTGCACAGTAGCAggaccctgaaactgaagcttTAACATGGAAATCAggcattattttcattatttataatcAGATCCCCAAAATATTGATGATACCAGTgcaaagtgttttgtgtgtaaaaagcttcatgaggaataaaaaaatagatacaacaataaacaatataaatgtgCTAAATCAAATCACAAGAACACTTTATAATGCTGCTATATTTTACATAACAAACACATGTATTAAGATTTACCTTAATAAATATGTTACGTTAAAATGTGTCTTGTTTATAAAAATGCAGAGAATAATAGAAAAGttctatttatttcatttatttatttagtgatAGTAGCTTGTTTATAATACATTCACCTTATATTTTACCTACTAACCTTCTGctaacaatacaatacaatacaaatattgaATTGCCATTGATTTCTTTGATTCTTGCCTGATTGAATCAAAAACCTATTAAAACCTGTGCTTTTCCAACTGCGACGTGTCTAATTGTCTAAAGTGaaagatatttatttatctcaaagGTGTCATTGGACCATACTCCAATAATAACAGTGACAAAATAGTGAAAAACAATTGTGAATGAATGCTTATTGGATATTTTCATACAGGTAGAGGTAGGGTATATCTATGATCAAAGAAATACTCTGAATAAACACATGGTGTGTAAAGTGCCTGTTTATTGAAAATGGAGGGAAGTGAGAAGTTAACTTTGTAAGATCAAGTTCTCCACTGTTTTTTACCTGTGCTTGTAAACACGTGGTCACTGATATGAAATAAAACGAGGTATGAGTGGGAGAGAGGCAGATCAACAAAACTACTGAAGCTGAGTGAGAGAGAATTACAAGAAGTACTTTTCACTAAGTTGTATTTGGTCACGTGACGAAGATCAGTCATAGAATTAGAGTTGATAGAAAATAAGGTGAGTCCAACTCCAGACACACAAACGTAAAGCTGTACTGTTGCAGTGCCTGGGATCAACAGGTTAGTTTACATTTTGAAACCgtgaatatattttataacaAGGTTTGAAGTTGAAGTCACGTGTTTCGCTTCCATGCAATGCTTCTGTTTCTTCCGGTATTCATCATTAGCTTCTCTGCACGAGCCCCGGAGCAAGACGACAGATCTGCAATCgacatttgttcattttttttctctgaacaaGATTCACTAACAAGTAGTGAACACAGACCGGTACTGAAGAGTGACCGGCGGCCATCTTAGTTGTACTGTGATCACAACACACAGCGCCAGGAAGTGCGGGAGCCGCTctgtgtgttgtgcttctgtGAGGTCAACTCTCCTCCAGTCAAACTACATTCAAAGAGCGGGCAGAGGTAACGCTGGCGTTTACTCACTTTTACTAGCTTGTTCTAGAAATCACGCACAACACGCACAGATATTAACGTgcctgttatttatttgtagGAGATGCGTGTGTGCGTTAAAAGGTTAAAGTTGGTTTGATGAGAGAAAAAGTCTTCGGTCCGTTTTGAATGGCAGCCCGTGTTGTTAGCGCTAACTGCTAGCTAGCGTTAGCCCGCTCGATGTGACTGTTTTCTTTACGATTAGCATTAGCTACGTGTACAGGCATGAAACTGGCGcacatatattttctttaagtCGCACTTCTTTATCAGATAGACTCGGTGATGCATTTGAATCAGCTCACACACGGCCGGATGTTCGTCAGCTTGCATGCAGCTAGTTAGCGTAGCTAGCGGCCCTAACGTACGTTAGCGTTAGCTAGGATGAGCTGAAACTTGAGTGATCACAGGGAGGAACTGGACTCAGTTAAAACCCGCGAAGCTTCGCAAAACGAGTTTTTATAAACAACCACTATAGTGCTACAGCCTACCCAGTCCTGCAGACTATTCGTGTATTGTCATCTGTTGAACAGAACTGCTTGTTAACGTAAGTCCTGACGCATGTGGGATTATGAGTGTGGTTTCCCGCTGTTaatcaaactgctgctgtgtctttCTGCCGCattctttttaaaatcagaggAAATTGTTGTGTCTGCTGAGACCCGCCAGCCTCCCAGGATGGACTCTGATATTTTGAACATTGAGGAGATAGTGATGGGCCGGGGGTTACCGGACCCTCCTCCTGAAGCTCCCCCTGAGAAACCAGCAGAGCCCTACAAACCCATCACTTTGAATGGGCCCCCTGCACCCGCTGTTCAGTCCTGTAAGTAACACAGTGGACATAATTAGTTTGTTGAATTCAAATGAAAGATCACCCGTGGATCTCTCATGCAATCCGTTTACATCTCCACCCTCCAGACCAGCATGAAAACCTGCAGTGTTTCCAGTGCTTCATCACATTCTGCAGTGCCAAAGCCAAGGAAAGGCACATGAAGAAGAGCCACCGGGAAGAGTATAAGCAACAGCTTCAGCAGGTACGTTTCACAGTGCTAGTTCATGTAGTTCAGTGAAAATACAGGTCTAAAACAATTTATGTATCCATATTAATACCTCTGAATTTATGAGTTGAGTTCATAAAATGCTTGCAGAGTGACATATTTACACTGAGTTTTATAGTCTTTAAATTGCAATCACTTTGCAtggtttaataataataataatgcttttGTCGCCTGtaatttacaatattttaatatattccATCAGACTGTTTCTCCTAGTCTGTGATTGTTTAACCTTTCTCTTTCTGTACTCTTAATAGGATTGTAATTCAAGAAAATAGACTATTAAGAATGTCTCCTGTTGCCTGCTTAGTCCTCGGTGAACTGAATGAATTTGATACACCACAAGCAGTTCTTAGTCTTGAATACTCTTTAACTTTGGCTGTGCTTTATATTTGTATCTTTTTATGTTCTCACAGGGAAACACATTGTTCACATGTTATGTGTGTGATCGCACATTTCTGTCATCTGAGGAATTGACGCAGCACCAGCCTACACACAGCAAGGATGACAAGCCCTTCAAATGTGTTCACTGCAAGGAGAGCTTTAAAACATTCTCTGAAGTACGTATaatattgtagtttttttattaAGAATATTTCTTGAAATTAAAACAGtatgaatgtgaatatttgaaattaATATCTCTtacataattaaaaatgtgtagttattttcaaaatattagATACCTTCTAGGTTGGTACTActtatgtaaatgttttgtttaacattttactCCTCACTTATGCAGCTCACAACCCATAGAAGACAAGTGTGTCCGGAGAAACAGTTGGTGTGTAAAGATTGCAATGAAACCTTCCGGAGTGCTGCGCTTCTGCGTACTCATCGCCTGATCCAGCATCCCCGCCCAGATGTAGAGACTCCACAACAGCCAGAGGAGCCCACGAAGACCCATCAATGCAAGAAGTGTGGTCAAGGCTTTGAAAAGGAGTCCGAGCTGGTAGCTCACCAGGAGAAATACCCGGAAGGTCAGCAATGCAACGACAGCTCTTCATCCGCCAAGAAACGCGGACGGCCTTCCAAAACCGAAGAACCGGCTGTTGCTGAGAAAAAGGGAAAGCAGAAAAAGAAGGATGAGGCAGAAGCACCTGAGGAAGCGGTGACGGCCAGCAGCACATCCGAGTCAGCACCACCTCCAGCCGAGGAGAAGGGAAAGCCACGTTTAGCAAAGCGAGGCCGCCCCCCTAAAGCCGCAGCAAAatcagaaacagaagaaaagatcCCAGAGGATGATGGCCAAGCTTCAGGAAAGGAGAAGAAACCTAAAGTAGACCCAGCCCCCCTGCGTCAGCACCCGTGTCCTGAATGTGATCTCTCGTTCCCCAGCTTGATTCAGCTCCGCGCTCACAAGAAGGAGAAACACGCCCCACGGAAAGCCCACCCCTGTGACGAATGTGAAGAGAGCTTTGCCCGCTCTGAGCAGCTCGACGCCCACATGTCAAGGGCTCACGCTATCGGTCGCTTTGCCTGTCCGACCTGCGGCAAGAGCTTTGGTCGTGAGCGCACATTGAAAGCTCACCAAAAAAGCCACCCGGATGAAAAGCCCGAAAACCCAACTGCAAAGAGATAATTGTGTTAtgtggacattttaaaaagtgtatgGTTTTTGAAGATTTTAGCCAGGAATTTTCCATTTTTCAATATTGAATATTTGATGCTCCACACCATGGTCTCAGATGAGTTTGAAACGGTTTTTGAGAATGACTTTTTAGCTAATTTTGGGTTGAGTTATTGATAATGAGCTGATTTAACTgtggacaaacagacacatgttcTCATTTGACTAACCAAATATTGTTAAATCCATCTATTACACCCTTTGTCACGGAACATAGTTTgtctggaaaaaacattttgattaactctttttttttttttttttttaatgatttgtttcagtttttaatgcGTGAAATGCGTGTGGTGTGAATTTATAACTGTGTCTTGAGTTTAACTCACTTTGtggcaaaatgtttttaatgtttttttcctccttttttttcaaaacagatTGGGTAAGTACATATTATCAAGCAAATTAGATGCCTAGTAATGATActatgtttgaatgtgtgtcaaAAGAAATGTTATGTACAGCTCCTGGTTCATattgtgcattttttttacacttaatATTTTGATTATGTTCCTTTCTAAATTAAGTCtcattgaattttttttttttttaacaaaattgCATTCTgctaacattttattttggccAAGTTCTTCAGATTAATTGTGGAGTGTTTGGTTTGTGGGCAGAAACGATCCACTGTAATCATGATTTTTCTCACAGTGAAAAatgttattctttattttttcacttattAGAATAATAGTTCATGTCTTAGACATTTCTGAAATGGAACTCGTTGCTTTGTAATACCTTTGAGTCCCATAAGGATCTGTGTATATCATGTTATTCGCTAATTGGATTGTTTCTCTCCCCACTGCAATGTGTCTggacactgcaaaaaaaaaagtaataaaatatgCCATCCTAAGGGAGGCTGCTGAAGAAATGACGTGCCTTCCTGTCTTTTGGTCTCACTTCTACTACAGAAACACAACCTGAATGGTGGATTTATATTGTAAGTGTTGATCTCAGTATTTGTagtcacacacactgcatatcAAATAAGCCTGTAGTTTAATGTCAAGACCATTCTTTCCTACCCAACAGCCTGATTGGAAAATGCCAGGGAATATTTTTTTAGGTTCTTTGCATATTCAGATGTCAGCTGTTCATCCCAGTGAGaatgttgtatttgtatttgaatagAATACCTGTTCACTACCTGGTACCAGACACTTGCAGTGGTGTTAAGTTACCCATCCCTCC
This region of Paralichthys olivaceus isolate ysfri-2021 chromosome 13, ASM2471397v2, whole genome shotgun sequence genomic DNA includes:
- the znf576.2 gene encoding zinc finger protein 576.2 → MDSDILNIEEIVMGRGLPDPPPEAPPEKPAEPYKPITLNGPPAPAVQSYQHENLQCFQCFITFCSAKAKERHMKKSHREEYKQQLQQGNTLFTCYVCDRTFLSSEELTQHQPTHSKDDKPFKCVHCKESFKTFSELTTHRRQVCPEKQLVCKDCNETFRSAALLRTHRLIQHPRPDVETPQQPEEPTKTHQCKKCGQGFEKESELVAHQEKYPEGQQCNDSSSSAKKRGRPSKTEEPAVAEKKGKQKKKDEAEAPEEAVTASSTSESAPPPAEEKGKPRLAKRGRPPKAAAKSETEEKIPEDDGQASGKEKKPKVDPAPLRQHPCPECDLSFPSLIQLRAHKKEKHAPRKAHPCDECEESFARSEQLDAHMSRAHAIGRFACPTCGKSFGRERTLKAHQKSHPDEKPENPTAKR